One stretch of Plutella xylostella chromosome 15, ilPluXylo3.1, whole genome shotgun sequence DNA includes these proteins:
- the LOC119693603 gene encoding uncharacterized protein LOC119693603, which produces MSDSEVYDFNNGGSVVDLSESQWRQRRAAPTLSPALTLDSEDEDTVQLSKPKESRKRKSAPPASTQTKKKSASTSRGSSQPAATLTPSARKLQFADLFNASDDVATVTERRTAALQSVLWRRVAGGLIKRAEELAGNLFVEVRVYNRDEIAHLDARDRYWKALVNLRYQVDESEPELQALFKFLKSAKAKFTHEGTFCLETTKK; this is translated from the exons AT GTCTGACTCTGAAGTATACGACTTCAACAACGGCGGCAGCGTGGTCGACCTCTCGGAGAGCCAGTGGCGACAGCGGCGCGCAGCCCCGACCCTGAGCCCCGCGCTCACGCTCGACAGCGAGGACGAGGACACAGTACAACTCTC AAAACCGAAGGAATCGCGTAAGCGAAAATCTGCTCCGCCGGCGTCGACCCAAACGAAGAAAAAGTCTGCGTCGACGTCCCGTGGAAGCAGCCAGCCTGCGGCCACCCTGACTCCGAGCGCTCGCAAGCTCCAGTTTGCGGACCTGTTCAACGCGTCCGACGACGTCGCTACTGTGACGGAACGGAGGACAGCTGCGCTCCAGTCGGTGCTGTGGCGGCGCGTCGCGGGAGGCCTAATAAAGAGGGCTGAAGAACTGGCCGGCAACCTGTTTGTGGAGGTACGGGTGTACAACCGGGACGAAATCGCACACCTCGACGCCCGCGACCGCTACTGGAAAGCGCTCGTCAACTTGCGCTATCAGGTTGACGAGTCCGAGCCAGAGCTGCAGGctctttttaaatttttaaaatcagCCAAGGCCAAATTTACCCACGAGGGTACATTTTGCCTTGAGACAActaaaaaatag